A single Paenibacillus sp. FSL R5-0517 DNA region contains:
- a CDS encoding Lrp/AsnC family transcriptional regulator, with protein sequence MKDLNDLQLKVLDLLKEDARRTPTLLSTLLGESEDKIKNAVAQLEQDHVIVKYATVVNWSKIDDEKVTALIEVQITPERGRGFEGIAERIYLYPQVKSVYLMSGAYDLLVEVEGGNLREVANFVSEKLSPIDSVLSTKTNFILKKYKQDGIIFEDHQEDNRLMISP encoded by the coding sequence ATGAAAGATTTGAACGATCTGCAATTAAAAGTTCTGGATCTGTTGAAGGAAGACGCGAGAAGGACTCCCACACTGCTGTCGACGCTGCTGGGGGAGTCGGAAGACAAGATCAAAAATGCGGTGGCACAGCTTGAACAAGACCACGTCATCGTGAAATACGCAACCGTCGTGAACTGGAGCAAAATAGATGATGAAAAAGTAACCGCCCTGATTGAGGTTCAGATCACGCCGGAGCGTGGTCGTGGCTTTGAAGGGATTGCCGAGCGCATTTATCTCTATCCGCAAGTGAAATCCGTATATCTCATGTCAGGTGCATACGATCTGCTCGTTGAAGTGGAAGGTGGCAACCTGCGTGAAGTCGCTAATTTTGTGTCGGAGAAACTGTCTCCGATAGACTCTGTACTTTCAACCAAAACGAATTTTATACTTAAAAAATATAAGCAGGACGGGATTATCTTTGAAGACCATCAAGAAGACAACCGTCTCATGATCTCGCCGTAA
- a CDS encoding FAD-dependent oxidoreductase, with translation MDLVYGTPFWPSTFNATFDYSALQEDISCDCLIIGGGMGGALTSKLLTEQGINTVVIDKRDIAHGSSSANTGLLQYTNDKTLTSCIHTFGEATGVRFYELCREAMKQLAQIADSLDTDPWFIPRTSLCFASSEDDVTLLKEEYETLKRYGFEAELWDADKISKHFPFSKPAALYTMGDAEVNPYRFVHALFESANNHGARIYGQTEMIHCEYDEEGVLCHTSNGKIRAKKVIFAAGYETQDIKKDRGAYLKTTYAIATKPLSDLSEWSEHSMIWETARPYLYMRTTPDGRIIAGGLDEEIPREDQREIRAKHRGDTLLEEVRSYFPLDDLEVDYAWGAVFGNTNDGLPLIGTHPDYPHSYFVEGYGGNGTVYSMIAASLIVDAIAGKQNPDMDLFSLTRTSKPSPV, from the coding sequence ATGGATTTGGTCTATGGCACACCTTTTTGGCCCTCCACTTTTAATGCAACATTTGATTATTCTGCTCTGCAAGAAGACATCTCTTGTGACTGCCTCATCATTGGTGGAGGCATGGGGGGCGCATTGACATCTAAACTACTCACGGAGCAGGGTATTAATACCGTTGTCATTGACAAGAGAGATATTGCCCACGGCAGCAGTTCTGCCAATACAGGTCTTTTACAATATACCAATGACAAAACACTAACCTCATGTATCCATACTTTTGGTGAAGCGACAGGCGTACGCTTTTATGAGCTATGTCGTGAGGCCATGAAACAGCTTGCTCAAATTGCAGACAGTTTAGATACAGACCCTTGGTTTATCCCTCGAACAAGTCTTTGTTTTGCAAGTAGCGAAGATGATGTAACTCTACTGAAGGAAGAATACGAGACGCTGAAACGTTATGGTTTTGAAGCTGAATTATGGGATGCTGACAAAATAAGCAAGCATTTTCCTTTCAGTAAACCCGCTGCCCTATACACGATGGGAGATGCAGAAGTGAACCCCTATCGTTTTGTTCATGCCTTGTTTGAATCCGCAAATAATCATGGCGCTCGAATTTATGGCCAGACGGAGATGATACACTGTGAGTACGATGAAGAAGGTGTATTATGTCACACTTCCAACGGTAAAATCCGTGCCAAGAAGGTTATATTTGCTGCCGGTTACGAGACACAGGACATCAAAAAGGATCGTGGAGCCTATCTGAAAACGACTTATGCGATTGCTACCAAACCATTGTCTGATCTTAGTGAATGGTCTGAACACAGCATGATTTGGGAGACGGCACGCCCCTATTTGTATATGCGAACAACACCCGACGGAAGAATCATCGCAGGCGGTTTGGATGAAGAAATACCTCGGGAGGATCAACGTGAAATACGGGCAAAACACCGGGGAGATACACTCCTGGAAGAGGTACGTTCCTATTTCCCTTTAGATGATCTTGAAGTCGATTATGCCTGGGGTGCCGTGTTTGGTAATACGAATGATGGTCTCCCTCTGATTGGTACCCATCCCGATTATCCGCATTCATATTTTGTAGAAGGATACGGAGGTAACGGGACCGTATACAGCATGATTGCTGCTTCCTTAATTGTGGATGCCATTGCCGGCAAACAGAATCCTGATATGGATCTGTTCTCACTCACACGCACAAGTAAACCATCTCCTGTGTAA
- a CDS encoding phage holin family protein: MNFLGHVVRFIIAAIVLMVVSWIVPGFAVGGFWSALLLALVIALLGWIVEGIFGKRVNPFGRGIVGFIVSALVIWLGQYVVDHVEVSLLGAILAALVIGIIDLFIPVSTPFDAGRSSKS; the protein is encoded by the coding sequence ATGAATTTCCTGGGACATGTCGTGCGATTTATCATCGCCGCAATAGTATTAATGGTGGTTAGCTGGATCGTTCCCGGATTCGCCGTTGGTGGCTTCTGGAGCGCCCTGCTGCTTGCTCTCGTCATTGCCCTGCTCGGCTGGATTGTTGAAGGTATCTTCGGCAAAAGGGTCAACCCGTTTGGTCGCGGTATTGTCGGATTTATCGTTAGCGCACTGGTGATTTGGCTTGGTCAATATGTTGTAGATCATGTTGAAGTCAGCCTGCTCGGTGCCATTCTCGCTGCGCTGGTTATCGGGATTATCGATCTATTCATCCCGGTTTCCACCCCTTTTGATGCAGGACGAAGCTCCAAAAGTTAA
- a CDS encoding aminotransferase class I/II-fold pyridoxal phosphate-dependent enzyme, whose protein sequence is MIVNEQTTGNNKKMTTYLAPLVQQIPPSGIRKFFDLVGDNKDIITLGVGEPDFVTPWHMREACVYSLERGMTSYTSNAGMPKLREAISEYLDTQFDTKYDPKDEIIVTVGGSEAIDLALRALIVPGDEILIPEPSYVAYSPIASIGGGIPVGVETYAKDQFKLTAEALEAGITPKSKVVILCYPSNPTGAIMTYEEWLPIAEVIKKHDLIVIADEIYAELTYTQKHVSFAAIPEMKERTILVSGFSKAFAMTGWRIGYMCGHPELIAAMLKIHQYTVMCAPAMGQVAALEALTNGLGEKDRMVESYNQRRRLIVQGFRDIGLDCHEPQGAFYAFPSIQKTGMSSDLFAERLLTENKVAAVPGNVFGPQGEGFLRCSYATSVTQLNEALERIGNFVYKLQKEG, encoded by the coding sequence ATGATAGTGAATGAACAGACAACCGGGAACAATAAGAAAATGACAACTTATCTGGCACCCCTCGTGCAGCAGATACCTCCATCCGGAATTCGTAAATTTTTTGATCTGGTTGGAGACAACAAGGATATTATTACATTGGGTGTGGGTGAACCTGATTTTGTTACACCTTGGCATATGCGTGAAGCCTGTGTCTACTCGCTGGAAAGAGGTATGACCAGTTACACATCCAACGCAGGTATGCCGAAGTTGAGAGAAGCCATCAGTGAATATCTGGATACTCAGTTTGATACCAAATACGATCCCAAGGATGAGATTATTGTCACCGTGGGTGGCAGTGAAGCGATTGATCTGGCTTTGCGCGCGTTAATCGTACCTGGCGACGAGATTCTCATTCCTGAACCTTCCTACGTGGCTTATTCACCAATCGCTTCAATCGGTGGCGGTATACCGGTTGGGGTTGAAACCTACGCAAAAGATCAGTTCAAGTTAACGGCCGAAGCACTTGAAGCTGGCATCACACCGAAGTCGAAAGTGGTTATTCTGTGTTATCCGAGTAATCCCACTGGGGCCATCATGACGTATGAAGAGTGGCTGCCGATTGCTGAAGTGATTAAAAAGCATGATCTGATTGTAATCGCTGATGAAATCTATGCTGAATTGACGTACACACAAAAACATGTTAGCTTTGCAGCTATTCCTGAAATGAAGGAGCGAACAATTCTCGTAAGCGGATTTTCGAAGGCATTTGCAATGACAGGTTGGCGGATCGGTTACATGTGTGGTCATCCTGAGCTTATTGCAGCCATGCTCAAAATCCATCAGTATACAGTAATGTGTGCACCGGCCATGGGTCAGGTTGCTGCACTTGAGGCATTGACGAACGGTTTGGGTGAGAAAGATCGGATGGTAGAATCATATAATCAGCGTAGACGTTTAATTGTGCAGGGATTCAGGGATATTGGACTTGATTGTCATGAACCTCAGGGAGCATTCTATGCATTCCCGAGCATTCAAAAGACAGGTATGAGTTCCGACCTGTTTGCTGAGCGATTGTTAACGGAGAATAAAGTTGCTGCTGTTCCCGGCAATGTTTTTGGCCCTCAGGGTGAAGGCTTCTTGCGCTGTTCTTATGCTACTTCTGTAACCCAATTGAATGAAGCTTTGGAACGAATCGGAAACTTTGTTTACAAACTGCAAAAAGAGGGTTAA
- a CDS encoding bifunctional adenosylcobinamide kinase/adenosylcobinamide-phosphate guanylyltransferase, translated as MLITVTGGIGSGKTRFALKYAAGISREGVYLSTGDHDPVIPELPSAHYRAIHAGNGQHLTEVITQINRESNLFLADQRIVIVDSLTSWMATSFRATEDLNQQRSETQLLLDALLSYQGKLLVITNEMHGTLHPTEEERIFTARMASVNRMLQIHAEKMYMLVSGLAIDLKSQGMRNEDER; from the coding sequence TTGCTGATTACGGTCACAGGCGGCATAGGTAGTGGTAAAACCCGGTTTGCCCTCAAGTACGCAGCCGGGATTAGCCGGGAGGGTGTATATTTATCCACTGGTGATCATGATCCCGTTATTCCCGAATTGCCATCCGCTCATTATCGTGCCATTCATGCCGGGAACGGTCAGCATCTGACAGAGGTGATCACCCAGATTAATCGGGAATCCAATCTGTTTTTGGCGGATCAGCGAATTGTAATTGTAGATAGTTTGACCTCCTGGATGGCTACCAGTTTCAGAGCAACCGAGGATCTGAATCAGCAGCGATCAGAGACACAGCTTTTGCTTGATGCGTTATTGTCTTATCAGGGGAAGCTGCTTGTGATTACCAATGAAATGCATGGCACATTACATCCTACCGAGGAAGAACGAATATTTACAGCGAGAATGGCTTCGGTTAACCGGATGCTGCAGATACATGCTGAAAAGATGTACATGCTGGTATCTGGTCTGGCTATCGATCTTAAGAGTCAGGGCATGCGAAATGAAGATGAACGATAG
- a CDS encoding DUF350 domain-containing protein, with translation MGRGERCVIKSIDQLLSHPLGMVLGFFSVAIMELLVFLACFELVTKYKCWTEIKKGNVAVAMATGGKIFGICNVLRFCIQAKSSVYEAMTWSFVGFVLLLTAYFLFEFLTPVFSIDKEIEADNRAVGLISMIISVSLSFVIGASII, from the coding sequence ATGGGGAGAGGGGAACGGTGCGTGATAAAAAGCATTGACCAATTGCTGTCTCATCCTTTGGGGATGGTACTCGGTTTTTTCTCGGTAGCGATTATGGAGCTGCTTGTATTTCTGGCTTGCTTCGAACTGGTGACCAAGTATAAATGCTGGACGGAGATCAAGAAGGGCAATGTGGCGGTTGCGATGGCTACAGGAGGCAAGATCTTTGGGATCTGCAACGTACTGCGGTTCTGTATACAAGCCAAGTCTTCGGTATATGAAGCCATGACATGGTCTTTTGTTGGGTTTGTTCTTCTGCTTACCGCCTATTTTTTGTTCGAATTCCTGACACCCGTGTTCTCCATTGATAAGGAGATCGAAGCGGATAACCGAGCTGTCGGATTGATATCCATGATTATTTCAGTCTCGCTGTCGTTTGTTATTGGCGCGAGCATTATCTAG
- a CDS encoding spore coat protein, which yields MYSQSLSSNGSFMQEQDLLKSILADLRRTSREYTTATTEASCPMTRRMFTDLTNDTLRLQGELFNLMQQNNMYSVSAKALRQDVDKQLQSAQQAQQKCQQFIQEKNTQNSSYSQAPNVPQHQPNYGNPYYM from the coding sequence ATGTATTCACAATCTTTATCATCTAATGGCTCTTTTATGCAAGAGCAAGATCTGCTGAAGTCTATTCTTGCAGATTTGAGACGAACCTCGCGCGAATATACGACTGCGACTACGGAAGCATCCTGCCCGATGACACGTCGAATGTTCACCGATTTAACGAATGATACTCTGAGATTGCAAGGAGAGCTGTTCAATCTGATGCAGCAAAACAACATGTATTCTGTGTCGGCCAAAGCACTCCGTCAGGATGTGGACAAGCAGCTCCAGTCTGCACAACAGGCCCAACAGAAGTGTCAGCAATTCATTCAGGAAAAGAATACGCAGAACAGCTCGTACAGCCAAGCTCCTAATGTTCCTCAGCATCAGCCGAATTACGGTAACCCTTATTACATGTAA
- a CDS encoding aspartyl-phosphate phosphatase Spo0E family protein, producing the protein MFCVEYDLPTNRGHVLAEGDHGDRWSVKPDNASLHDISLEDEIHMLRRKMEQIFLEEKSFTSDIVIEISSLLDLKINEYMKANPIKAK; encoded by the coding sequence TTGTTTTGTGTTGAATATGATTTACCGACGAATCGTGGGCACGTTCTGGCAGAAGGCGATCATGGCGACCGATGGTCGGTGAAACCCGATAACGCATCTTTGCATGACATTTCCTTGGAAGATGAAATTCATATGCTTCGTCGCAAGATGGAACAGATCTTCCTCGAAGAGAAATCATTCACATCCGATATTGTAATTGAAATCAGCAGTTTGCTGGATTTAAAGATTAATGAGTATATGAAGGCTAACCCGATCAAAGCAAAATAA
- a CDS encoding DedA family protein, which yields MQNWITDFMEQYGYIGIALIIALENVFPPIPSEIILPFGGFLTTYTSLTLPGVIIAATIGSVLGAVMLYGIGLLIDVERLVKIVERWGHVLRIKKEDIHRVDAWFDKYGMWTVLFCRMVPLVRSLISIPAGMSNMKFGLFLLFTTIGTLIWNVILVCVGAALGASWESILHFMDVYSIVVYVMLAIIVIGCIIWWIRRSKKKK from the coding sequence ATGCAAAACTGGATAACCGATTTCATGGAACAATACGGCTACATAGGCATTGCACTCATTATTGCTCTTGAGAATGTATTCCCCCCGATTCCATCCGAAATCATCTTGCCATTTGGCGGTTTCTTGACCACTTACACCAGTCTAACTCTTCCAGGGGTTATTATCGCTGCTACCATCGGCTCCGTCCTTGGTGCTGTCATGCTGTATGGTATTGGTCTGCTCATTGACGTCGAGCGCCTTGTGAAAATTGTGGAACGTTGGGGACATGTGCTACGCATCAAAAAAGAGGATATTCACCGTGTCGATGCATGGTTTGACAAATATGGCATGTGGACCGTATTATTCTGCCGAATGGTTCCCCTCGTACGTAGTCTTATCTCCATTCCGGCAGGCATGTCCAATATGAAATTTGGTTTATTCCTTCTCTTTACAACCATTGGTACATTGATCTGGAATGTCATTCTTGTCTGCGTCGGTGCTGCGCTTGGCGCATCGTGGGAGAGCATTTTGCACTTTATGGACGTCTATTCCATCGTGGTGTACGTCATGCTAGCCATTATTGTTATCGGATGTATCATCTGGTGGATCAGACGTAGCAAAAAGAAAAAATAA
- a CDS encoding MFS transporter: protein MKITLGRQSILLLGVNGLFALAGALSGTFLNVFLWKSRPDYAMLGWFTLSQQLTIGLTFWLAGKWVKEHNKMSALRLGTALSGIFYMIVLWAGSKAVDWIWPLGILLGCSLGLFWIAFNVVYFEITDRENRDLFNGWVGLLGSMTGIIGPWFSGLIITRMTDNTGYRLIFTVSLVIYVIAVVFSFFLKKRKVSGTYRWSEPWIQLSKPNSPWRTLALGLFAQGAREGVFAFLIALLVYLATAQEYKLGQFSLITSAVALLSYWTAGKWFKPQFRSKGMFIGALILLVVLLPLLWKVTYGTLLIMGIGSAVAMPLYVLPMISAGFDMMGTSGENVEKRVELVVLRELCLMLGRLFGLAIFIVTVINAPSLHMLTWLIIILGASPLIGWIFMRKLLNRTEGQEPAA, encoded by the coding sequence ATGAAGATTACTTTAGGCCGACAATCCATTCTGCTTTTGGGCGTGAATGGATTGTTTGCGTTAGCCGGAGCACTGTCGGGAACCTTTTTGAATGTGTTTCTGTGGAAAAGCCGCCCGGATTATGCCATGTTGGGATGGTTCACTCTCAGCCAGCAACTGACCATTGGACTGACATTCTGGCTTGCTGGCAAATGGGTCAAGGAACACAATAAAATGAGTGCACTTCGACTAGGTACTGCGCTGTCCGGCATATTTTATATGATCGTCCTCTGGGCTGGCTCCAAAGCAGTAGACTGGATATGGCCATTGGGTATTCTATTAGGTTGTTCACTGGGGCTGTTCTGGATCGCATTTAATGTTGTGTATTTTGAAATAACGGATCGGGAAAACAGGGATCTATTCAATGGCTGGGTCGGGTTACTTGGCTCGATGACCGGAATTATAGGTCCGTGGTTCTCCGGTCTGATTATTACTCGCATGACAGACAACACAGGATATCGGCTCATCTTTACGGTATCACTCGTCATTTATGTCATAGCGGTAGTCTTCAGTTTTTTTCTGAAAAAAAGAAAGGTGAGCGGTACATACCGCTGGTCTGAACCCTGGATACAGCTGTCCAAACCGAATAGTCCCTGGAGGACCTTAGCCTTGGGGTTATTCGCTCAGGGCGCACGGGAAGGTGTCTTTGCCTTCCTGATTGCACTGTTAGTATATTTGGCCACAGCACAGGAGTACAAATTGGGGCAGTTTTCACTCATCACTTCAGCTGTGGCACTCCTAAGTTATTGGACAGCCGGGAAGTGGTTCAAACCACAGTTCAGATCGAAAGGCATGTTCATCGGGGCCCTCATTCTGCTCGTTGTGCTGCTTCCTCTTCTCTGGAAAGTGACCTATGGTACATTGTTAATCATGGGAATTGGGAGTGCTGTTGCGATGCCGTTGTATGTACTTCCAATGATATCAGCGGGATTCGACATGATGGGCACCAGTGGCGAAAATGTGGAGAAAAGGGTTGAACTTGTCGTTTTGAGAGAATTATGCCTGATGCTTGGCAGACTATTTGGATTGGCCATATTCATTGTGACGGTCATAAATGCTCCGTCTCTACACATGTTAACATGGCTTATTATTATCCTTGGTGCTTCTCCACTTATCGGATGGATCTTCATGCGCAAATTATTGAACCGAACGGAGGGGCAAGAGCCTGCGGCTTAG
- a CDS encoding cob(I)yrinic acid a,c-diamide adenosyltransferase, translating to MGIYTRTGDEGQTSVIGGRVIKDDDRVEAYGTIDELNCFVGQAISLIESAQGEFDDLREHLLEVQQELFDCGSDLAFVKISETKYKVRDEMVTRLEQWIDQYDAENPKVERFIIPGGSQLSSALHVCRTVCRRAERRTVTLGQHTDINPSVRRYLNRLSDYFFVVARTANARQQVADIEYVRSKKVFRRKE from the coding sequence ATGGGCATATATACACGAACAGGTGACGAAGGTCAGACCTCGGTTATTGGTGGACGTGTCATCAAGGATGATGACCGAGTAGAGGCTTATGGTACGATTGATGAATTGAACTGTTTTGTCGGTCAGGCGATTAGCCTTATTGAGTCGGCTCAGGGCGAATTCGACGATCTGCGTGAACATCTGCTGGAAGTGCAGCAGGAATTGTTCGATTGCGGGTCGGATCTGGCCTTCGTGAAGATTAGTGAGACTAAATATAAGGTGAGAGATGAAATGGTCACACGTCTGGAGCAATGGATTGACCAGTATGATGCAGAGAATCCGAAAGTGGAACGCTTCATTATTCCAGGTGGCAGCCAGTTATCCTCTGCTTTGCACGTATGCCGTACCGTATGTCGCCGCGCAGAACGTCGCACGGTAACACTGGGACAACATACGGATATTAATCCGTCTGTACGGCGGTATCTAAACCGACTGTCTGATTATTTCTTCGTAGTTGCACGGACGGCCAACGCGAGACAACAGGTGGCCGATATTGAATATGTGCGGAGCAAAAAAGTCTTCCGCCGCAAAGAATGA
- a CDS encoding endonuclease MutS2, producing MDTKILHTLEYRKILNTLLSFAQTTMGKKKAEQLEPSSELEEVKRLLQQTDEAFTFDRLKGSPSFGGIVDITASIKRAEIGGTLNPHELLGISNTTFAARRLKRQIGTLHEDEPIESLFYISDQLSEQKTLEDAIKICIDDNAEVADSASVTLAQIRRELRGGEARIREKLDSMIRSSTVSKMLQDQLITIRGDRFVIPVKAEYRSYFGGIVHDQSGSGATLFIEPESIVAMNNKLRETRIREEREIEIILQKLTALVSEQGEWLLYDVDLLGSLDFIFSKARLARELKATLPRMNDRGFLKLKKGRHPLIPIENVVPIDIELGNDYTSIIVTGPNTGGKTVTLKTIGLLSLMAMSGLFVPAEDGSQLCVFDAIYADIGDEQSIEQNLSTFSSHMTNIIRILKNMTPKSLVLLDELGAGTDPAEGSALAISMLEHMHRTGCRMVATTHYSELKAYAYERKGVINASMEFDINTLSPTYRLLVGVPGRSNAFAIAERLGLPGYILDYARGEVKEEDQRIEHMIASLEENRLTAEQEREKAESLRQDMEKLRSRHQAELEKLEQQRDRRIEKAEEDARSIVDKARAEAEKIIADLRLLAMEEGASVKEHKLIAARKQLDEAEPEKRRKTVKKTATAPKTRAIGPGDEVLVYSLNQKGHVVEMSGSKDAMVQLGIMKMKVSLDDLELQQSAPAAKPKQKPVTGMKRTRDDNVKSELDLRGTNLEEALMETDRFIDEAFLANLGQVYIIHGKGTGILRSGIQDYLRKHKHIKSYRLGNYGEGGNGVTVAELE from the coding sequence TTGGACACGAAAATTTTACACACATTGGAATATCGCAAAATTTTAAATACATTGCTTAGCTTTGCCCAGACGACCATGGGAAAAAAGAAAGCGGAGCAACTTGAACCAAGCAGTGAACTTGAAGAAGTGAAGCGGTTGCTGCAGCAAACCGATGAAGCCTTTACATTCGATCGCTTGAAAGGCTCCCCGTCGTTTGGGGGAATTGTAGATATTACAGCTTCCATCAAACGTGCTGAAATTGGAGGCACACTTAACCCTCACGAACTTTTGGGAATATCCAACACGACCTTTGCGGCGCGGCGATTGAAACGTCAGATTGGTACTTTGCATGAAGATGAGCCCATCGAATCTCTGTTCTATATCAGTGACCAATTGTCAGAGCAAAAAACGCTTGAGGATGCCATCAAAATCTGTATTGACGACAATGCAGAGGTTGCCGACAGTGCAAGCGTAACGTTGGCTCAGATTCGTCGTGAGTTGCGAGGCGGTGAAGCGCGTATTCGCGAAAAGCTGGATTCCATGATTCGATCCTCTACTGTATCCAAGATGTTGCAGGATCAGCTCATCACCATCAGAGGAGACCGTTTTGTTATTCCGGTAAAAGCTGAATATCGTTCGTACTTTGGCGGGATTGTGCACGATCAGTCCGGTTCGGGTGCGACATTGTTCATTGAGCCGGAATCGATTGTAGCCATGAACAACAAATTACGCGAAACCCGGATTCGGGAAGAACGCGAAATAGAGATTATTTTGCAGAAATTGACGGCACTTGTCAGTGAGCAGGGTGAATGGCTGCTGTATGATGTCGACTTGCTGGGATCGCTCGATTTTATCTTCTCCAAAGCACGTCTGGCTCGTGAACTGAAAGCAACATTACCACGCATGAATGACCGCGGGTTCCTCAAACTGAAGAAGGGCCGTCATCCATTGATACCGATCGAAAACGTAGTTCCAATCGACATAGAGCTGGGCAATGATTACACATCCATTATCGTGACAGGTCCCAATACGGGTGGTAAGACGGTAACGCTCAAAACGATTGGATTGCTGAGCCTGATGGCGATGTCCGGTTTATTTGTTCCGGCTGAGGATGGCAGTCAGCTATGTGTATTTGATGCGATCTATGCAGACATTGGGGACGAGCAGAGTATTGAGCAGAATCTGAGTACGTTCTCCAGTCATATGACGAACATCATTCGCATTCTGAAGAATATGACGCCGAAGAGTCTGGTATTGCTCGATGAACTTGGAGCAGGAACAGACCCGGCTGAAGGGTCCGCACTGGCGATCTCCATGCTGGAGCATATGCACCGGACGGGATGTCGCATGGTTGCAACCACCCACTACAGTGAACTGAAAGCATACGCTTATGAGCGTAAAGGTGTCATTAATGCCAGTATGGAATTTGACATTAACACATTGAGTCCAACCTATCGCCTTCTGGTAGGTGTACCTGGACGAAGTAATGCATTTGCCATTGCAGAGCGACTGGGACTGCCAGGTTACATTCTCGACTACGCCCGTGGCGAAGTGAAGGAAGAGGATCAACGGATTGAGCACATGATCGCTTCTCTGGAAGAGAACCGTCTTACAGCTGAACAAGAGCGTGAGAAGGCGGAGAGCTTGCGCCAGGACATGGAGAAATTACGCAGTCGTCATCAGGCGGAACTGGAGAAGCTGGAACAGCAGCGTGATCGCCGGATTGAAAAAGCAGAAGAAGATGCACGCAGCATTGTGGACAAGGCACGCGCGGAAGCGGAGAAGATTATAGCAGATCTTCGCCTGTTGGCTATGGAGGAAGGTGCTTCCGTGAAGGAGCACAAACTCATTGCTGCCCGCAAACAACTGGACGAGGCTGAACCGGAGAAACGCAGGAAAACGGTCAAGAAGACGGCAACAGCGCCGAAGACTCGTGCCATCGGTCCTGGTGATGAAGTGCTTGTCTACAGTTTGAATCAAAAAGGCCATGTTGTAGAGATGTCGGGCAGTAAAGACGCTATGGTACAATTGGGGATTATGAAAATGAAAGTATCCCTGGATGACCTGGAACTACAACAATCGGCTCCAGCAGCCAAACCGAAGCAAAAACCGGTAACCGGTATGAAACGCACACGTGATGACAATGTGAAAAGTGAATTGGATCTGCGTGGCACCAACCTGGAAGAAGCCCTGATGGAGACAGACCGATTCATTGATGAAGCTTTCCTTGCCAACCTGGGCCAAGTTTATATTATTCACGGTAAAGGTACTGGAATTTTACGTTCCGGTATTCAGGATTACCTGCGTAAGCATAAACATATTAAAAGTTACCGGCTGGGCAATTACGGAGAAGGCGGGAACGGTGTGACCGTCGCAGAATTGGAATAG